CGACCATCCCGTGGCCGACGACGACAACGGTCTTGCTCATCGCGCGGGTCCTTCCTGTTGCTGACGATGACGCCACGGTAGGAAGGGGGTGTTGCACGGACGTTGCCTCGGAGATGGCCGCGCCGTCACATCGGCCGCACAGCGGCGAACCCGGCGCTGTGAGGTCTCAGCGGAGGCGTTCGACGCCGGCCGGGGAGCCCTCCGGCGGGACCAGCGCGAGGCCGCGATGGCCGATCATCGATGCGAGGTGGCCGGTGCCGTGACCGGTGGTGACCGTCCAGCGGCCACGACCGTCGGGTTCGACGGGCAGCACGCGCCAGCGCCCGGGCAGGCGGTGCGCCCGGGTGTCGTCGTCCAGCACCAGGATGTCGGGGTGGGCGGGGCGGCGGCCGAGGAGCGCGTCGAGCAGCGCGGGCAGCAGCACCGCGATGCCCGCGACCGCGGCGAGCGGATTGCCGCCGAGTCCGAGAATCACTGTGCCACTGGGTATTTGGGCGGCGATCAGCGATCCGCCAGGCCGGAGTGACAGCCCGTCGAGCAGTATCCGCGCGCCCGCGGTGGCTAGTGCGGTGCGGAGATGGTCGGCGATGCCGTGGCCGGTGGCGCCGATGATGACGACGAGGTCGGCATTCGGCTCGGCCACCGCTTGCGCGAAGACGCCGGGGCGGTCGTCCAGGTGGCCGCCCGCGGTGACGCGGACCCCCGCTCCGGTCAGGACGTCGGCCACCGGGCCGGAGGCGGTGTCCGGAATCGATCCGGCACGCGGCCGGCCGCCGGCCGGGATCACCTCGTCGCCGGAGGTGTGCAGGCGAGCCGCCAGGGGGCCGCGCACGGTCAGTCGTTCGACGCCGGCGGCGCGGGCGACGGAGCGGACGGCGGCGTCGGCGGCGGTGCCGGCAGCGGCGAGGGTGGCACCGCGCGGCCAGGCGCTGCCGGTGCGCCGGGTGTCGTCCCGGCCGGTCGAGGTCTCGGTGAGCACGCCGCCGGCCAGCGTGACCTCCTCGTGCCGCACCACGCGTTCGGCGCCGGGCGGCAGCGCCGCGCCGGTCGCGATGGGTGCGGCGCAGCCGGACTGCAGGGGCGGGGTGTCGAGGTGCCCGGCGGCGCGGGGAGCGTCGACCAGCCGCCACGGCGACCGGCCGGCCACCGCGTAGCCGTCCATCGCGGCGGCATCGAACGGCGGGAACGCGGCGGCGGCGACCAGCGGGTCGGCGAGGACCGCGCCGGCGGCGTCATCGAGGGGGAGAACCACCGGTGGCAGCGGGGCGAGCCGGTCGAGGAGGACCGCGCGGGCGGCGGCCGGTTCGAGGCCGCGGGGCGTCGCGGCGCGGCGGGCGGTCGCGAGGTCGGCGGGGGTGTCGACGTCGCCGGTGCCGGACACCGGGAGGAAGACGGCGTTGCCGGGGATCAGTGAGCGCATCGACGAATCGGCCGGGGCGTGCCGCAGCGGTGCGAGCGCCGCGCGCCGCCAGACGCCGAGCAGGTATTGCGGATGCCCGCCCGCATCGGCGGCCAGCACGACCGGCACCCGGGATCGCTCCAGTTCGGCCCGCAGGTCGTCGATCTGCGCCGCGGTGATCTCCGGCAGATCGCTGGCGACGAGGACGACGGGCCGGTCGTAGGCGCTACCGGCGTCGTCGGTGGCCTCGAGGGCGGCCGTCCCGGCGGCCACGGCGGCGACCGGCCCGCTGTACGGCGGGTCCTCGCGGGTCA
The nucleotide sequence above comes from Gordonia sp. PP30. Encoded proteins:
- a CDS encoding NTP transferase domain-containing protein yields the protein MTSSGGSFDAIVLAGGRARRLAGADKPAELVGGRRLLDIALDAVAGAGRIVVVGPDRPLPPGVLVTREDPPYSGPVAAVAAGTAALEATDDAGSAYDRPVVLVASDLPEITAAQIDDLRAELERSRVPVVLAADAGGHPQYLLGVWRRAALAPLRHAPADSSMRSLIPGNAVFLPVSGTGDVDTPADLATARRAATPRGLEPAAARAVLLDRLAPLPPVVLPLDDAAGAVLADPLVAAAAFPPFDAAAMDGYAVAGRSPWRLVDAPRAAGHLDTPPLQSGCAAPIATGAALPPGAERVVRHEEVTLAGGVLTETSTGRDDTRRTGSAWPRGATLAAAGTAADAAVRSVARAAGVERLTVRGPLAARLHTSGDEVIPAGGRPRAGSIPDTASGPVADVLTGAGVRVTAGGHLDDRPGVFAQAVAEPNADLVVIIGATGHGIADHLRTALATAGARILLDGLSLRPGGSLIAAQIPSGTVILGLGGNPLAAVAGIAVLLPALLDALLGRRPAHPDILVLDDDTRAHRLPGRWRVLPVEPDGRGRWTVTTGHGTGHLASMIGHRGLALVPPEGSPAGVERLR